From Nitrospirota bacterium:
AAGATGGTAGATACATGCGGAGGCGAGTTTGAGGCACTCACACCGTATATGTATTCCTCATACGAGGTGCCTTTTAAAAATATAGTCGGTAAAGAAATTTCTGTTTCAAAGGACTGTGAGTCAAACCCAACACAAAAGAGAAAGGTTGTGATTTTAGGCTCAGGGCCAAACAGAATAGGTCAGGGCATAGAGTTTGACTACTGCTGTGTTCATGCAGTCTTTGCCCTTAAGGAGCTTGGGTTTGAGACAATAATGATTAACTGTAACCCGGAGACCGTAAGCACGGATTATGACACTGCAGATAGGCTTTATTTCGAGCCCCTTACGATTGAGGATGTCTTAAATATAATCTCGGTTGAAAAGCCCGAAGGGGTGATTGTTCAGTTTGGTGGACAGACCCCGCTTAAGCTTGCAGTTCCTCTTGAAAGGGAGGGCGTAAGGATTTTAGGCACATCTCCTGATTCCATTGACAGGGCAGAGGATAGAAAACGCTTTAAAGAGTTGATTCATAAGCTCAATCTCAGACAGCCTCAAAGCGACACAGCCATGTCCACGGAACAGGCAAGAGAAGCCGCAAGGATTATAGGCTATCCTGTTATGGTAAGACCTTCTTATGTGCTTGGAGGAAGGGCAATGGAGATAGTTTATGATGAACCCTCGCTTATTGCCTATATGCACAGGGCTGTGAAGGCATCTCCACTACATCCTGTGCTCATAGACAAATACCTCGAGGATGCAGTTGAGGTGGATGTGGATGCTGTCTCAGACGGTGAGACTGTTCAGATAGGAGGTGTGATGCAGCACATAGAAGAGGCAGGCATTCATTCAGGTGACTCTGCATGCTCTTTGCCTCCTTATTCGTTGGATAAGGCAGTTGTGGATGAGATAAAAAAACAGACCCATAGCCTTGCAAAAGAGCTCAAGGTCATTGGGCTTATGAATGTGCAGTTTGCTGTCAAAGACAGGGAGATTTATATCCTTGAGGTCAATCCGAGGACATCGAGGACAGTGCCCTTTGTCAGCAAGGCAACAGGTATTCCTCTCGCAAAGCTTGCCGCAAAGGTGATGCTCGGCAGCACCCTCGAGGAATTAGGTTTTATGGAGGAAAAGGTAATAAGCCATATCGCAGTCAAAGAGGCAGTGTTTCCATTCGATAGATTCTATGGTGTGGACACTATCTTAGGTCCTGAAATGAAATCCACAGGCGAGGTTATGGGCATAGATAGACATTTTGGCATTGCATATGCAAAGGCACAGGCATCGTCCAATAACACCATACCTGTTAGTGGAAAAATCCTTTTTAGCCTCAGGGATAAGGACAAATCTCTTTCTGTGCCTCTCGTAAGAAAGCTTATCGAGCTCGGGCTTTCTGTGATTGCCACGAGGGGCACTGCAATGTTTCTAAGGGAAAACGGTATCGATGTGGAGATTGTAAACAAGGTCACTGAAGGAAGACCTCATATAGTTGACCTCATTAAAAACAATGAGCTCAGTTTTGTCGTAAATACGGTATCGGGTGCTCAGGCACAGAAGGACTCTTTCTCCATCAGGCAGTCTGCACTGGAGCGTGGAGTCCCTTACACCACAACCATAGCAGGTGCCTCTGCAGTGGTGGATGCCATAGAGATGCTCAAAAAAACGAGGCTCGACATAAAGCCCCTTCAGGAATATATAGGCTTAAAGAAGCCTTAGCTCTTCTGCAAATGCTCCGAAGGTCTCAAGCCCATCTAAATGCTCATCCGAAAGGTCATATGAGATACCCTTCCAGTATCCAATGAGCTTGTCAAAGCCTATAATGTCCTTCATTTTAGATGCGAGGGCAATGTCTTTAAGGTTTTTTTGGGAAAGGGATTTTGCGTTGT
This genomic window contains:
- the carB gene encoding carbamoyl-phosphate synthase large subunit: MPKRTDIKKILLIGSGPIVIGQACEFDYSGTQACKALREEGYKVILVNSNPATIMTDPEMADVTYIEPLTPEILEMIIERERPDALLPTMGGQTALNLSVRLSEMGILERFKVELIGANLKAIKKAEDRELFREAMKNIGLEVPKSMVVRNPVEGLSAIEHIGFPAILRPAFTLGGTGGGIAYNHEEYKSLLERGLKLSLAHQVLVEESVLGWKEYELEVMRDGLDNVVIICSIENFDPMGIHTGDSITVAPAQTLTDKEYQRMRDSGISVIREIGVDTGGSNIQFALNPLNGRMVVIEMNPRVSRSSALASKATGFPIAKIAAKLAVGFNLNELPNDITKETPASFEPTIDYVVVKVPRFTFEKFPDTDPTLTTQMKSVGEAMAIGRTFKESLQKALRSLEIDSYGLEPFDFPKEELKAKLKIPTPERLWYIAQAIRDGISIDEIHHLTWIDRWFLENLNQIISIEETIKGYAKGIKKEESLSLAAYIMPEELLIQAKEYGFSDRRIAKLLDVDEKSIRHLRKAHGISPVYKMVDTCGGEFEALTPYMYSSYEVPFKNIVGKEISVSKDCESNPTQKRKVVILGSGPNRIGQGIEFDYCCVHAVFALKELGFETIMINCNPETVSTDYDTADRLYFEPLTIEDVLNIISVEKPEGVIVQFGGQTPLKLAVPLEREGVRILGTSPDSIDRAEDRKRFKELIHKLNLRQPQSDTAMSTEQAREAARIIGYPVMVRPSYVLGGRAMEIVYDEPSLIAYMHRAVKASPLHPVLIDKYLEDAVEVDVDAVSDGETVQIGGVMQHIEEAGIHSGDSACSLPPYSLDKAVVDEIKKQTHSLAKELKVIGLMNVQFAVKDREIYILEVNPRTSRTVPFVSKATGIPLAKLAAKVMLGSTLEELGFMEEKVISHIAVKEAVFPFDRFYGVDTILGPEMKSTGEVMGIDRHFGIAYAKAQASSNNTIPVSGKILFSLRDKDKSLSVPLVRKLIELGLSVIATRGTAMFLRENGIDVEIVNKVTEGRPHIVDLIKNNELSFVVNTVSGAQAQKDSFSIRQSALERGVPYTTTIAGASAVVDAIEMLKKTRLDIKPLQEYIGLKKP